A genomic window from Hyla sarda isolate aHylSar1 chromosome 8, aHylSar1.hap1, whole genome shotgun sequence includes:
- the LOC130285337 gene encoding olfactory receptor 2K2-like, whose translation MENYTYSFFILTFSTSSKLPPALSIFFFLIYLIGLIANSTTIIVIYRNRHLHTPMYLFLCNLAIVDICYTTTTVPKLVDMFLTGDYTLSFAECFTQMYFFLHVATTEDLLLFIMAYDRYVAICNPLRYHQMLNKKTCILLMVVAWITGCINSTVATLTTSNIPLCSSNVVPQFLCEFKAFAKISCPNTGFQLFSYMEAIIFGVGPFLCSIMSYTRVIIVILHIKSSDGRRKAFSTCSSHLIVLTMYYGTWMSVYIMPPMADPRLFELTLTVLFTMITPMLNPLIYSVRNKDVRRALLKMFGFRARGE comes from the coding sequence ATGGAAAATTACACCTATAGTTTCTTCATTCTGACCTTTTCTACATCCTCAAAGCTTCCTCCGGCTTTATctattttctttttcctgatATACCTGATCGGACTGATAGCGAACTCcaccaccatcatagtgatatacAGGAATCGGCACCTACACACCCCCATGTATCTATTCCTGTGTAATTTGGCCATTGTTGACATTTGCTACACAACGACCACAGTCCCTAAGTTGGTTGACATGTTCCTGACTGGTGACTATACCTTGTCCTTTGCCGAATGCTTCACCCAGATGTACTTCTTCCTACATGTGGCTACCACGGAGGACCTCTTGCTCTTCATCATGGCCTACGATCGATATGTAGCCATTTGTAACCCTTTACGTTATCACCAAATGTTGAATAAGAAGACCTGTATCCTCCTAATGGTTGTGGCTTGGATAACTGGATGTATCAACTCAACCGTTGCAACACTGACCACATCTAACATCCCATTGTGTTCTTCTAACGTTGTCCCTCAGTTCCTCTGTGAATTCAAAGCTTTCGCCAAAATCTCCTGCCCTAACACTGGTTTCCAGCTATTCTCTTACATGGAAGCCATAATATTTGGTGTAGGTCCTTTTCTGTGCAGTATAATGTCGTACACCCGGGTGATCATTGTTATCTTACATATAAAGTCTAGTGATGGCAGAAGAAAGGCTTTCTCCACCTGCTCGTCCCACCTCATAGTCCTCACCATGTATTATGGCACCTGGATGTCCGTGTATATTATGCCACCAATGGCCGACCCACGGCTCTTTGAGCTGACTCTTACCGTTTTATTTACCATGATCACCCCCATGTTAAATCCTTTGATTTACAGCGTACGGAATAAAGATGTCAGGAGGGCGCTACTGAAGATGTTTGGTTTCAGAGCAAGAGGAGAATga